From Acanthopagrus latus isolate v.2019 chromosome 22, fAcaLat1.1, whole genome shotgun sequence, the proteins below share one genomic window:
- the stx11b.1 gene encoding syntaxin-11b.1 encodes MRDRLSNLQEMSSNHGEPMEDEESSVSDSFSNVDLEDELPHEAVVFDNSPALEDVFDQSQEIHREVQLIRLDVKRLREQNSRMFHGVTTMSTIKRDSNAIGADIKSRAEGVLSRLQEMEGTAHKLEEEHGSNSAITRIARTQYAGLSNGFRDAMYDYNEAEMSHRDNCKIQIQRQMEIVGRGVTGEEVEEMIEKGQWNIFTDNIVAEGKTARSALTQIEKRHQELVDLESRIKGIHEIFLDIALLVEEQGSMITSIQSNVQKTDENLQVVLIKLGKAKRHVSNNPFRKMFCSCFPCVD; translated from the coding sequence atgagagacagactgagcaACCTGCAGGAGATGTCCAGCAACCACGGGGAGCCGATGGAGGATGAAGAGTCCTCTGTCTCCGACTCCTTCAGCAACGTGGACCTGGAGGACGAGTTGCCGCACGAAGCAGTAGTGTTTGACAACAGCCCGGCTCTGGAGGACGTCTTCGACCAGTCGCAAGAAATCCACCGAGAGGTCCAGCTCATCCGCCTGGACGTCAAAAGGCTTCGTGAGCAGAACTCTCGTATGTTTCACGGCGTCACCACCATGAGCACCATCAAAAGGGACTCCAACGCCATTGGTGCGGATATAAAGTCCCGGGCGGAGGGTGTGCTGAGTCGACTGCAGGAAATGGAAGGCACAGCCCACAAGCTGGAAGAAGAACACGGCTCGAATTCTGCCATCACACGTATCGCCAGAACCCAGTACGCTGGCCTCAGCAACGGCTTCCGCGATGCCATGTATGACTATAACGAGGCTGAGATGAGCCATCGGGACAACTGCAAAATCCAGATCCAGAGACAAATGGAGATAGTCGGACGTGGggtgacaggagaggaggtggaggagatgatcGAGAAGGGCCAGTGGAACATCTTTACCGACAACATTGTGGCTGAGGGTAAAACAGCCCGATCAGCTCTGACCCAGATCGAGAAACGTCACCAAGAGCTGGTGGACCTGGAGAGCCGTATCAAAGGCATCCACGAGATTTTCCTGGACATTgctctgctggtggaggagcagggCTCCATGATTACCTCCATCCAAAGCAACGTTCAGAAAACCGATGAGAACCTACAGGTAGTCCTCATCAAACTTGGCAAGGCCAAACGTCACGTCAGCAACAACCCTTTTAGGAAGATGTTTTGCAGCTGTTTCCCATGTGTCGATTAA
- the LOC119011973 gene encoding syntaxin-11-like yields MRDMLERLRTISEEDEDYEPEIDRYEYDVDKVTLPQQAVVFENSSTIEDILKEAHSIRREISLLHLEVQRLSTHNERFGTSVRRLTLLKKDSDSIARGIQHRGEGLYARLQALGKESSQLEEREGPNSAVSRIARVQHDTLTRAFHAAMTDYNKAEEIQRTTCRGRIQRQASILGTEITDDQLDVMVHKGGEGWTELSQSLQMQGGRSSRWAMCEIKGRHKELVELEARLKEVHDLFLQMAVLVEEQGSMLNNIETNVRTTDEYVEKINVHIKTALKYKKKNPFLQCCPCLPCWRNEQAL; encoded by the coding sequence ATGAGGGACATGCTGGAGAGGCTCCGCACcatcagtgaggaggatgaggactaCGAACCAGAGATAGACAGATATGAATATGATGTGGACAAAGTGACTCTGCCTCAGCAGGCAGTGGTTTTTGAGAACTCCTCAACCATTGAAGACATCCTGAAGGAGGCCCACTCCATACGCAGGGAGATCTCCTTGCTCCACTTAGAGGTGCAGCGTCTGAGCACCCATAACGAACGCTTTGGCACCTCTGTGCGGCGCCTCACTCTGCTCAAAAAGGATTCCGACTCCATCGCCAGAGGGATCCAGCACCGTGGGGAGGGCCTGTATGCTCGCCTTCAGGCCCTGGGTAAAGAGAGCagccagctggaggagagggaaggtCCCAACTCTGCTGTTAGTCGCATAGCCCGAGTTCAGCATGACACACTGACCCGGGCCTTCCACGCTGCCATGACTGACTACAACAAGGCAGAGGAGATTCAGAGGACTACGTGTCGGGGGAGGATCCAGAGGCAGGCTTCAATACTGGGGACTGAAATCACTGATGATCAGCTGGATGTGATGGTGCACAAAGGTGGTGAGGGATGGACCGAGCTGTCCCAGAGCCTTCAGATGCAGGGCGGACGCTCGTCACGCTGGGCGATGTGTGAGATCAAAGGCAGACAcaaggagctggtggagctggaggcCCGGCTGAAGGAGGTGCACGATCTGTTCCTGCAGATGGCCgtgctggtggaggagcagggATCCATGCTCAATAACATTGAGACCAACGTGCGCACCACTGACGAATATGTGGAAAAGATCAACGTCCACATCAAGACGGCGTTAaaatacaagaagaaaaacCCTTTTCTCCAGTGCTGTCCCTGTTTACCCTGTTGGAGAAACGAACAAGCTTTGTAG